Genomic DNA from Thermoanaerobaculia bacterium:
GCCGGATCTCGCCCGCCCAGACGCAGGTGACGTCGACCGGGCATCGGCTGTCGGCCACCACCCGCTCGAGAGTCAGGACGATCCCGGGAGCTACCTCGGCTCGATCGGAAACGGAAAGGTCGAACCGGCCAGCGGCGTCGGGCTTCACCAGGTTCTCTCCTGCAGACGTAGCGGGGTCGGTCGGAGCAGCCGTTGCGCCACAACCGAAAAGCAAAAGACCGGTAAATAGAAAGGAGAAAGGAATCGGCCGGGAGGATCTCATGCGCCTATCCTGCATCAGACAGGCGGCGCTGAGTCCCTCACGGCCGAATCATCCAGCTCTTTTTTCCCTTTACCGGTCCTTTTCTTCTTTCCTACCTTTCGCTCCGCTGGCCTCCCGCGCTTCGCACGAGCGGTCAGCGGTCGCGGCGGCGTCCGGGCGGAGTCTTGCCGTAACGGTTCCCGCTGGGCGCGGCGCCGCGCGAGGCCGGCGCCGGGCCGCGTCCGAAGACGCTCCGGGGAGCGCCGCTCGGATTCGCGGGCGCGCCGCCGGTGTTGCCGTCCGCAACCCGCGGGCGGGCCGGTCCACCGGACGGACGTGACGGTGCCGCGCTGGTCCTTCCTCCGGCGGTGGCTGGACGGCCCCCTGCGGCGGCGGGACGCGAGCCGCGCGCCGGGGCGGCGGCGCCGGGCCGGCTTCCGCCGCGGCGGTCGGCGTTGGCCTTGGCGCGGGCGCGTTCTTCGGACTTCCTGGCCCGGATCTCGGCGATCCGGTCCTGCAGCGGGATCTCGAGCTTTTCGACCGGCTTGTGGCTGTAGTCGAAGTCCGGCACGGTGACGCGCGGCAGCCGTTTGCCGATGGCGCGCTCGATGGCCCGCAACTCGTTCTCCTCGTCGGGCGAGACGAAAGTGATGGCATCGCCGGTCGCCTCGGCGCGCGCCGTGCGGCCGACGCGATGGATGTAGTCGTCCGGGATCTTCGGCACGTCGAAGTTCACGACGTGCGAGAGCGCCTCGACGTCGATGCCGCGGGCGGCGATGTCGGTCGCCACGAGAATCCGGTAACGCCCGCTGCGAAAGCCGGTGAGCGCTTCGGTGCGCTGCGCCTGGCTGCGGTTGCCGTGGATCCGCGCGACGTTGATCTTGCGCTTCTCCAGCTGCTCGAAGAGACGGTTGGCGCGGTGCTTGGTGCGTGTGAAGACGATGGCGTTGGTGATCTCGCCGCGCTCGAGGAGCGACGCCAGGAGCGACGTCTTGAGCTCCTGCGAAACCGGGAAGACCGACTGGGTGATGCCGGTGGCCGGCGCCGACTTGCGCTCGATCGAGATCATCGCCGGGTCCTTGAGCATCTCGCGCGACAGCTCGATGATCGGATAGGGGAGCGTCGCCGAGAAGAACAGCGTCTGGCGCTTGGTCGGCAGATGCTTGAGAACTCGCCGGATGTCCGGCAGGAAGCCCATGTCGAGCATCCGGTCGGCCTCGTCCAGGACGAGCACCTCGAGCCCTTCGAGCTTCGCGTAT
This window encodes:
- a CDS encoding DEAD/DEAH box helicase; translation: DLHPDLLKGVKSLGFTRPTPIQNDAIPPALEGRDVLACAMTGSGKSAAFLLPIMNRLMGKKRGTTRALILTPTRELAAQIDEHLRDLAVHTPLSGAAIYGGVGMGPQEHAFRSGVDVIVATPGRLLDHFQYKYAKLEGLEVLVLDEADRMLDMGFLPDIRRVLKHLPTKRQTLFFSATLPYPIIELSREMLKDPAMISIERKSAPATGITQSVFPVSQELKTSLLASLLERGEITNAIVFTRTKHRANRLFEQLEKRKINVARIHGNRSQAQRTEALTGFRSGRYRILVATDIAARGIDVEALSHVVNFDVPKIPDDYIHRVGRTARAEATGDAITFVSPDEENELRAIERAIGKRLPRVTVPDFDYSHKPVEKLEIPLQDRIAEIRARKSEERARAKANADRRGGSRPGAAAPARGSRPAAAGGRPATAGGRTSAAPSRPSGGPARPRVADGNTGGAPANPSGAPRSVFGRGPAPASRGAAPSGNRYGKTPPGRRRDR